In one window of Azotobacter salinestris DNA:
- the tsaA gene encoding tRNA (N6-threonylcarbamoyladenosine(37)-N6)-methyltransferase TrmO — MLHSVSPIGYLRSCFKEKFAIPRQPQLAPAARGVLELLPPFDQGQAVEGLEQVSHVWLLFLFHQALEEKPRLKVRPPRLGGNRSLGVFATRSTHRPNGIGQSVVRLEKVEAGRLWLSGIDLLDGTPVLDIKPYVPYADCLLQARNAIAEAPPPAIPVDWSESARLQAQAQATRLGEPLVELIEQCLAQDPRPAYQVPEPSRRYGVRFWDVEVRWHYPQPGRIRVLEVLQA, encoded by the coding sequence ATGCTCCATTCCGTCTCGCCGATCGGCTACCTGCGCTCCTGCTTCAAGGAAAAATTCGCCATTCCGCGTCAGCCGCAACTGGCGCCGGCCGCCCGAGGTGTGCTGGAGCTGCTGCCGCCCTTCGATCAGGGCCAGGCTGTCGAGGGGCTCGAGCAGGTCAGCCATGTCTGGCTGCTGTTCCTCTTCCATCAGGCCCTGGAGGAAAAACCACGCCTCAAGGTCCGCCCTCCCCGCCTAGGCGGCAACCGCTCGCTCGGGGTGTTCGCCACCCGCTCGACCCACAGACCCAATGGTATCGGCCAGTCGGTGGTCAGGCTGGAGAAGGTCGAGGCAGGACGCCTGTGGCTGTCCGGCATCGATCTTCTGGACGGTACCCCGGTGCTCGACATCAAGCCCTACGTCCCCTATGCAGACTGTCTTCTGCAGGCCCGCAACGCTATCGCCGAGGCGCCGCCGCCGGCGATTCCCGTCGACTGGAGCGAATCGGCACGACTGCAGGCGCAGGCACAGGCCACTCGCCTCGGCGAGCCGCTGGTCGAGCTGATCGAGCAATGCCTGGCCCAGGATCCGCGCCCGGCCTACCAGGTACCGGAGCCCTCGCGTCGCTATGGGGTGCGGTTCTGGGATGTGGAGGTGCGCTGGCATTACCCGCAGCCGGGACGAATCCGCGTGCTGGAAGTGCTGCAGGCCTGA
- a CDS encoding LysR family transcriptional regulator, with protein sequence MRFTLRQLEVFAAVARLESVTRAAESLALSQSAASTSLTELERQSDCLLFDRAGKRLKLNALGRQLLPQAMALLNQAREIEELLNGKEGFGSLAVGATLTVGNYLATLLIGAFMQRHPESRVRLHVQNTAHIVQQVANHELDLGLIEGSCQHPDVELQPWVEDELVVFCAPQHPLAQRGRASLGELVGEAWILREQGSGTRLTFDQAMRHHCPALNIRLELEHTEAIKRAVESSLGIGCISRLALRDAFRRGSLVPVETPELDLRRQFCFLWHKQKLHTAAMREFLEQCRALTAGVRRSDEIVLPPIA encoded by the coding sequence ATGCGATTCACCCTGCGCCAGCTTGAGGTCTTCGCCGCCGTGGCCCGTCTGGAAAGCGTCACCCGCGCGGCCGAATCCCTCGCCCTCTCCCAGTCGGCGGCCAGTACCTCGCTGACTGAACTCGAGCGCCAGTCCGACTGCCTGCTCTTCGATCGCGCCGGCAAGCGCCTGAAGCTCAATGCCCTGGGCCGGCAATTGCTGCCCCAGGCGATGGCGCTGCTCAACCAGGCACGGGAGATCGAGGAGCTGCTCAATGGCAAGGAGGGGTTCGGCTCGCTGGCCGTGGGCGCCACGCTGACCGTGGGCAACTACCTGGCGACCCTACTGATCGGCGCCTTCATGCAGCGCCACCCGGAGTCGCGGGTCCGGCTGCACGTGCAGAACACTGCGCACATCGTCCAGCAGGTGGCCAATCACGAACTGGATCTCGGCCTGATCGAGGGCAGCTGCCAGCATCCCGACGTGGAGCTGCAGCCCTGGGTGGAAGACGAACTGGTGGTGTTCTGCGCCCCGCAGCACCCCTTGGCGCAGCGCGGCCGGGCGAGTCTGGGCGAGCTCGTCGGCGAGGCCTGGATCCTTCGCGAACAGGGCTCAGGCACGCGCCTGACCTTCGATCAGGCCATGCGCCATCATTGCCCGGCGCTGAATATCCGTCTGGAGCTGGAGCATACCGAGGCGATCAAGCGTGCGGTCGAGTCCAGCCTGGGAATCGGCTGCATCTCCCGCCTGGCCCTGCGCGACGCCTTTCGCCGCGGCAGCCTGGTGCCGGTGGAAACTCCAGAGCTGGATCTGAGGCGACAGTTCTGCTTCCTCTGGCACAAGCAGAAGCTGCATACCGCGGCCATGCGCGAATTTCTCGAACAGTGCCGGGCACTGACCGCCGGAGTGCGGCGCAGCGACGAGATTGTCCTGCCGCCGATCGCTTGA
- the erdR gene encoding response regulator transcription factor ErdR, with amino-acid sequence MLSYEILIADDHPLFRSALQQALTLGLGPVVRLVEADSIAALEARLEEKADWDLVLLDLNMPGAHGFSGLVLLRGQYPQIPVVMISAQEDAAVVARAREFGASGFIPKSSPLETLQQAVRAVLDGDEWWPPQIQETVSVSAEAKAASAGLASLTPQQFRVLSMVCDGLLNKQIAYELNVSEATVKAHVTAIFRKLGVRTRTQAALLLQQLESLPA; translated from the coding sequence ATGCTTTCTTATGAAATCCTGATCGCCGATGACCATCCGCTGTTTCGCAGTGCCTTGCAGCAGGCCCTGACCCTCGGGCTGGGTCCCGTGGTGCGGCTGGTGGAGGCGGACAGCATCGCCGCGCTGGAGGCCCGCCTCGAGGAAAAGGCGGACTGGGACCTGGTCCTGCTCGATCTCAACATGCCTGGCGCTCATGGTTTTTCCGGGCTGGTCCTGCTGCGCGGACAGTACCCGCAGATTCCGGTGGTGATGATCTCTGCCCAGGAGGACGCCGCAGTGGTGGCGAGAGCCCGCGAATTCGGTGCGTCCGGCTTCATTCCCAAATCGAGTCCCCTGGAGACCCTGCAGCAGGCGGTGCGTGCGGTGCTCGACGGCGACGAGTGGTGGCCCCCGCAGATCCAGGAAACGGTCAGCGTTTCCGCCGAGGCCAAGGCCGCCAGCGCCGGCCTGGCCAGCCTGACGCCCCAGCAGTTCCGCGTGCTGAGCATGGTCTGCGACGGTCTGCTGAACAAGCAGATCGCTTATGAGCTGAACGTCTCCGAAGCGACCGTCAAGGCCCATGTGACGGCGATCTTCCGCAAGCTCGGAGTGCGCACCCGCACCCAGGCGGCCCTGCTGCTGCAGCAGCTGGAGTCGCTGCCGGCCTGA
- a CDS encoding GGDEF domain-containing protein has product MNTSTMRLEPQALQRLLLHRFAMALGTYALALLLLALAMATGHVRVPPATLLLGGIPLVFSQLVFFLLLRSGRSLRFQDPGMIEAQVLVALFWQTVLLGCLDDEARGTLMAFYVPILLFGLFQLRPRAFVRCAVFAFVGFVALEWRDAFFRPQAYVEPPFLQLATLFVLLFWLCLFGRYINAMRQRMRQRRHALVAHQNTLRGMMRQLEDQASTDELTGLCNRRHFLRLAERELLHLPAHAQYGLALIDLDHFKRINDRYGHAAGDRVLQTFATLAQACLREGDVLARYGGEEFVLLLPNVNLDQISVCCERLREAFAAAEPLGLSLGGLSLSIGMTRLQRGDNLDLALQRADQALYRAKHNGRNRCEASWEPSDAHTDRRSASS; this is encoded by the coding sequence ATGAACACTTCCACTATGCGGCTGGAGCCGCAGGCCTTGCAGCGTCTGCTGCTGCACAGGTTCGCCATGGCACTGGGAACCTACGCCCTGGCACTGCTGTTGCTGGCACTGGCGATGGCGACCGGGCATGTCCGGGTTCCGCCCGCCACGCTGCTGCTCGGCGGCATTCCCCTAGTATTCAGCCAACTGGTGTTCTTCCTGCTGCTGCGCAGCGGACGCAGCCTGCGCTTCCAGGATCCCGGAATGATCGAGGCGCAGGTGCTGGTCGCCCTGTTCTGGCAGACAGTGCTGCTTGGCTGTCTGGACGACGAGGCCCGCGGTACCCTGATGGCATTCTATGTGCCGATCCTGCTGTTCGGTCTCTTCCAGCTGCGTCCGCGTGCCTTCGTGCGGTGTGCGGTCTTCGCCTTCGTCGGCTTCGTCGCGCTCGAATGGCGGGACGCTTTCTTCCGGCCGCAGGCCTATGTCGAACCGCCTTTCCTGCAACTGGCAACCCTGTTCGTCTTGCTCTTCTGGCTCTGCCTGTTCGGCCGCTACATCAATGCGATGCGCCAGCGCATGCGCCAGCGTCGCCATGCCCTGGTAGCGCACCAGAACACCCTGCGCGGCATGATGCGCCAGCTGGAGGACCAGGCTTCTACCGACGAGTTGACCGGGCTCTGCAATCGGCGGCATTTCCTGCGCCTGGCGGAGCGCGAGCTGCTCCATCTGCCGGCCCACGCCCAGTATGGCCTGGCCCTGATCGATCTGGACCATTTCAAGCGCATCAACGACCGCTACGGACATGCGGCCGGGGACCGGGTCCTGCAGACCTTCGCGACGCTGGCGCAGGCCTGCCTGCGCGAGGGCGACGTGCTGGCCCGCTATGGTGGCGAGGAGTTCGTGCTGCTGCTGCCCAATGTGAATCTGGACCAGATTTCGGTCTGCTGCGAGCGGCTGCGCGAGGCTTTCGCCGCCGCCGAGCCTCTGGGGCTGTCGCTGGGGGGGCTCAGTCTGTCGATCGGCATGACTCGCCTGCAGCGTGGCGACAACCTGGACCTCGCCCTGCAGCGGGCCGATCAGGCCCTCTACCGGGCCAAGCACAACGGCCGGAACCGCTGCGAGGCAAGCTGGGAGCCCAGCGACGCCCATACCGATCGTCGCTCGGCTTCCTCCTGA
- the pyk gene encoding pyruvate kinase, with product MTFRRTKIVATLGPATSSPERLEQLILAGLDVARLNFSHGSADEHRARAHLVRELAAKHGRFVALLGDLQGPKIRIAKFVDKRIELAIGDHFRFSVTHPREAGTQEVVGIDYPDLVKDCNVGDELLLDDGRVVMQVLEKTADELHCTVLIGGPLSDHKGINRRGGGLTAPALTAKDKQDIKLAAELDLDYLAVSFPRDAADMELARRLRDEAGGKAWLVAKIERAEAVADDAALDGLIRASDAVMVARGDLGVEIGDAELVGIQKKIILHARRYNKAVITATQMMESMIHSPMPTRAEVSDVANAVLDNTDAVMLSAESAAGEYPVEAVQAMARVCLGAERHPTSTRSSHRLGQTFERCDESIALAAMYTANHFPGVKAIISLTESGYTPLIMSRIRSSVPIFAFSPHRETQARVALFRGVYTVPFDPAAVAPEKLSQAAVDELLKRGVVEPGDWVILTKGDSYNTIGGTNGMKILHVGEPLV from the coding sequence ATGACGTTTCGCCGCACCAAAATCGTCGCCACCCTCGGCCCGGCCACCAGCTCGCCCGAACGTCTCGAGCAGCTGATCCTCGCCGGGCTCGATGTCGCCCGTCTCAACTTCTCCCACGGCAGTGCGGACGAACACCGCGCCCGTGCCCATCTGGTCCGCGAACTGGCCGCCAAGCACGGTCGCTTCGTCGCCCTGCTCGGCGATCTGCAGGGGCCGAAGATCCGCATTGCCAAATTCGTCGACAAGCGCATCGAACTGGCCATTGGCGACCACTTCCGCTTCTCCGTCACCCATCCACGCGAGGCCGGCACCCAGGAGGTGGTCGGCATCGACTACCCGGACCTGGTGAAGGATTGCAACGTCGGCGACGAACTGCTGCTCGACGATGGCCGGGTGGTCATGCAGGTCCTCGAGAAGACTGCCGACGAGCTGCACTGCACGGTGTTGATCGGCGGCCCGCTGTCCGACCACAAGGGCATCAACCGGCGCGGTGGCGGCCTCACCGCGCCGGCCCTGACCGCCAAGGACAAGCAGGACATCAAGCTGGCCGCGGAACTGGACCTGGACTACCTGGCGGTTTCCTTCCCCCGTGACGCTGCCGACATGGAACTTGCCAGGCGCCTGCGCGACGAGGCCGGCGGCAAGGCCTGGCTGGTGGCCAAGATCGAGCGCGCCGAGGCCGTGGCCGACGACGCGGCCCTCGACGGCCTGATCCGCGCCAGCGATGCGGTGATGGTGGCGCGCGGCGACCTCGGTGTGGAAATCGGCGACGCCGAGCTGGTCGGCATCCAGAAGAAGATCATTCTCCATGCCCGCCGCTACAACAAGGCGGTGATCACCGCGACGCAGATGATGGAGTCGATGATCCACAGCCCGATGCCGACCCGTGCGGAAGTCTCGGACGTGGCCAATGCGGTGCTCGACAACACCGACGCGGTGATGCTCTCGGCGGAAAGCGCCGCCGGCGAATATCCGGTGGAAGCGGTGCAGGCCATGGCGCGCGTCTGCCTCGGCGCCGAACGCCATCCGACCAGCACCCGCTCCAGCCATCGTCTCGGCCAGACCTTCGAGCGCTGCGACGAGAGCATCGCCCTGGCGGCCATGTACACCGCCAACCACTTCCCCGGCGTGAAGGCGATCATCAGCCTCACCGAAAGCGGTTATACGCCGCTGATCATGTCGCGCATCCGCTCTTCGGTGCCGATCTTCGCCTTCTCGCCGCACCGCGAGACCCAGGCGCGCGTGGCTCTGTTCCGCGGCGTCTACACGGTGCCCTTCGATCCGGCGGCCGTGGCCCCGGAAAAGCTCAGCCAGGCGGCGGTGGACGAGTTGCTCAAGCGTGGCGTGGTCGAGCCGGGCGACTGGGTGATTCTCACCAAGGGCGACAGCTACAACACCATTGGCGGGACCAACGGCATGAAGATCCTCCACGTGGGCGAGCCACTGGTCTGA
- a CDS encoding xylulose 5-phosphate 3-epimerase codes for MPQILPPLAELDEHARVEPSFEQWRQGYGPLQHAAETQAGVFRLAHQLVQAGLQPDVASVYRLLYALDRLAAAGLWLVVHMTYARRVRLDGTPLEAEDFKANPEGHTGGALNMVPAYAGYLALNVLSGENRGWLMGQGHCVAAIDALNLLTGNQLPEQARAYPGDEAGMTRLVQDFYSYRQAADGRPAVPLGSHVNAHTAGGIAEGGYLGFAELQYAHLPLPGETLVAFLSDGAAEEQRGSDWMPRWWRAEDCGAALPVMIANGRRIEQRTELGSHEGLEGFRQHLRRCGFDPIGFDGRDPAAFACTLWEMQQRLGRRVEELERGILGYPLPIPYGIAETIKGFGFYGAGSNAAHNLPLPGCPQRDADSRVLFNRHAAALWVPPQELSAACALFTGARQGRPLPRDNPLALRHPPAPAMPALHYCKPGERISPMAALDRFFVDLVLANPELRPRVGNPDELASNRLGSVLKALKHRVCQPESELEALDGKVITALNEEAVVSACLGNQGGLNLVASYEAFCVKMLGAVRQCLIFARQQKEVGRPAGWLGWPLVATSHTWENGKNQQSHQDTTFSEALLGEMGDMLRVLFPADHNSLLALLPSLYEARGQLACLVVPKRDRPVLFDRSQAEQLAREGALIVEELAGAEPLLLIANGSYQLAEMCRAAERLRAAGQAYRLVYLQEPGRFRAPRDRWESAALANPQVIARLFPDSHARRVLLTHMRPEVARGHLWSILPDARRTLALGYRNVGGTLDEAGMLFANHASWAHVLEACATLLEVPATTLLTREEADILAGRGDPAQLHASCQGV; via the coding sequence ATGCCTCAGATTCTCCCGCCCCTCGCCGAGCTGGACGAGCACGCCCGGGTCGAGCCTTCGTTTGAGCAGTGGCGCCAGGGCTATGGTCCCCTGCAGCATGCCGCCGAAACCCAGGCCGGAGTATTCCGTCTGGCCCACCAACTGGTCCAGGCCGGCCTGCAGCCCGATGTGGCCAGCGTCTACCGCCTGCTGTACGCGCTCGACCGTCTGGCCGCCGCGGGGCTCTGGCTGGTGGTGCACATGACCTATGCCCGGCGCGTGCGCCTGGATGGCACGCCGCTCGAGGCCGAGGACTTCAAGGCCAATCCGGAAGGCCATACCGGCGGCGCGCTGAACATGGTGCCGGCTTATGCCGGCTATCTCGCCCTGAACGTCCTGAGCGGCGAGAACCGCGGCTGGCTGATGGGCCAAGGACATTGCGTGGCGGCCATCGACGCGCTCAACCTGCTGACCGGCAACCAACTGCCCGAGCAGGCTCGTGCCTATCCCGGCGACGAGGCCGGCATGACCCGTCTGGTGCAGGATTTCTACAGCTACCGGCAGGCTGCCGACGGTCGTCCGGCCGTGCCGCTGGGCAGCCATGTCAATGCCCATACCGCCGGCGGGATCGCCGAAGGCGGCTACCTGGGCTTCGCCGAGCTGCAGTATGCGCACCTGCCCCTGCCCGGGGAGACCTTGGTGGCCTTCCTCTCCGACGGCGCCGCCGAGGAGCAGCGCGGCAGCGACTGGATGCCGCGCTGGTGGCGCGCCGAGGACTGCGGCGCGGCGCTGCCGGTGATGATCGCCAACGGCCGGCGCATCGAACAGCGCACCGAACTGGGCAGCCACGAGGGGCTGGAGGGTTTCCGCCAGCACTTGCGCCGCTGTGGCTTCGATCCGATCGGCTTCGACGGTCGTGATCCGGCGGCCTTCGCCTGTACGCTCTGGGAAATGCAGCAGCGCCTGGGGCGGCGGGTGGAGGAGCTGGAGCGGGGCATCCTCGGCTACCCGCTGCCGATTCCCTATGGCATCGCCGAGACGATCAAGGGTTTCGGCTTTTACGGTGCCGGCAGCAATGCCGCACACAATCTGCCGCTGCCGGGCTGCCCGCAGCGCGACGCCGATTCGCGGGTGCTGTTCAACCGCCATGCCGCAGCGCTGTGGGTTCCACCACAGGAGCTTTCGGCCGCCTGCGCGCTGTTCACCGGCGCGCGCCAGGGCCGTCCGTTGCCGCGCGACAACCCGCTTGCCCTGCGCCATCCGCCGGCACCGGCAATGCCTGCACTGCACTACTGCAAGCCGGGCGAGCGGATATCGCCGATGGCGGCGCTGGACCGTTTCTTCGTCGATCTGGTGCTGGCCAATCCGGAGCTGCGCCCGCGCGTCGGCAATCCCGACGAACTGGCCAGCAACCGTCTGGGCAGTGTGCTCAAGGCGCTCAAGCATCGCGTCTGTCAGCCCGAGAGCGAACTCGAGGCGCTGGACGGCAAGGTCATCACCGCGCTGAACGAGGAGGCGGTGGTCTCCGCCTGTCTGGGCAACCAGGGCGGGCTCAACCTGGTGGCCAGCTACGAGGCCTTCTGCGTGAAGATGCTCGGCGCGGTGCGGCAGTGCCTGATCTTCGCCCGCCAGCAGAAGGAGGTCGGCCGACCGGCCGGCTGGCTGGGCTGGCCGCTGGTGGCCACCTCGCATACCTGGGAAAACGGCAAGAACCAGCAGTCGCACCAGGACACCACCTTCAGCGAGGCGCTGCTCGGCGAGATGGGCGACATGCTGCGGGTGCTCTTCCCGGCCGACCACAACAGCCTGCTCGCTCTGCTGCCGTCACTCTACGAGGCACGCGGACAACTGGCCTGCCTGGTCGTGCCCAAGCGCGACCGCCCGGTGCTGTTCGATCGCTCGCAGGCCGAGCAATTGGCACGCGAGGGGGCATTGATCGTCGAGGAGTTGGCCGGAGCCGAACCGTTGCTGCTGATCGCCAACGGCAGCTACCAGCTGGCGGAGATGTGCCGCGCGGCCGAGCGTCTGAGGGCGGCCGGCCAGGCCTATCGGCTGGTCTATCTGCAGGAGCCGGGACGCTTCCGCGCACCGCGCGATCGCTGGGAGTCGGCGGCGCTGGCCAATCCTCAGGTGATCGCTCGGCTGTTCCCGGACAGCCACGCGCGCCGTGTGCTGCTGACCCACATGCGTCCGGAGGTCGCCCGTGGACATCTCTGGTCGATCCTGCCGGATGCGCGCCGCACGCTGGCACTTGGCTACCGCAATGTCGGGGGTACCTTGGACGAGGCCGGCATGCTGTTCGCCAACCACGCCAGCTGGGCCCATGTCCTGGAGGCCTGCGCCACGCTGCTGGAGGTGCCGGCCACCACGCTGCTTACCCGGGAGGAGGCCGACATTCTCGCCGGGCGAGGCGATCCGGCGCAGCTGCATGCGTCCTGTCAGGGCGTTTGA
- a CDS encoding quorum-sensing-regulated virulence factor family protein, whose translation MLRPTAFALLLLLPAAALAASLKDYELTRMLEKVAKESSTGTPRAINEDILDQGYTVEGNELVNHLSVRTSHAQQMRAHPDAVRSQLLGSVCSNRGFRQLLAKGAVLRYQFTEYQSNRPVTTERYRAADCNL comes from the coding sequence ATGTTGCGACCGACTGCTTTTGCCCTCCTCCTTCTTCTGCCGGCAGCGGCCCTGGCCGCCTCCCTGAAGGACTACGAGCTGACCAGGATGCTGGAGAAGGTGGCCAAGGAAAGCAGCACAGGCACCCCGCGCGCGATCAACGAAGACATCCTCGACCAAGGCTATACGGTGGAGGGCAACGAGCTGGTCAACCACCTCAGCGTGCGGACCTCGCACGCCCAGCAGATGCGTGCCCATCCCGATGCCGTGCGCAGCCAGCTGCTCGGCAGCGTGTGCAGCAACCGGGGCTTTCGCCAACTGCTCGCCAAGGGCGCAGTGCTGCGCTACCAGTTCACCGAGTACCAGAGCAACCGCCCGGTGACCACAGAACGCTACCGCGCCGCCGACTGCAACCTGTAA
- a CDS encoding fumarate hydratase has translation MTVIKQDDLIQSVADALQFISYYHPVDFIQAMHEAYLREESPAARDSIAQILINSRMCATGHRPICQDTGIVTVFVRVGMDVRWDGATMSVDDMINEGVRRAYNLPENVLRASILADPAGSRKNTKDNTPAVIHYSIVPGDKVEVDVAAKGGGSENKSKMGMLNPSDSIVDWVLKTVPEMGAGWCPPGMLGIGIGGTAEKAALLAKESLMDEIDIHELKARGPQNRIEELRLELFEKVNQLGIGAQGLGGLTTVLDVKIKDYPTHAASLPVCMIPNCAATRHAHFVLDGSGPASLEAPSLDAYPEIVWEAGPSARRVNLDTVTPEEVQSWKPGETLLLNGKMLTGRDAAHKRMVDMLNAGEQLPVDLKGRFIYYVGPVDPVRDEVVGPAGPTTATRMDKFTRQILESTGLLGMIGKSERGPIAIEAIKDNKAVYLMAVGGAAYLVAQAIKASKTIAFPELGMEAIYEFEVKDMPVTVAVDAKGESVHITGPQIWKQKIAESLVQLK, from the coding sequence ATGACCGTGATCAAGCAAGATGATCTGATTCAAAGCGTCGCCGACGCCCTGCAGTTCATCTCCTACTACCACCCCGTCGACTTCATCCAGGCCATGCACGAGGCCTACCTGCGCGAAGAGTCGCCGGCTGCCCGCGACTCCATTGCCCAGATTCTGATCAACTCGCGCATGTGCGCCACCGGTCATCGCCCGATCTGCCAGGACACCGGCATCGTCACCGTGTTCGTCAGGGTCGGCATGGACGTCCGCTGGGATGGCGCCACCATGAGTGTAGACGACATGATCAACGAGGGCGTACGCCGCGCCTACAACCTGCCGGAAAACGTCCTGCGCGCCTCGATCCTGGCCGATCCGGCCGGTAGCCGCAAGAACACCAAGGACAACACCCCGGCGGTTATCCACTACTCCATCGTCCCCGGCGACAAGGTGGAAGTGGACGTCGCTGCCAAGGGCGGCGGCTCCGAGAACAAGTCGAAGATGGGCATGCTCAACCCCTCCGACTCCATCGTCGACTGGGTCCTGAAAACCGTGCCGGAAATGGGTGCCGGCTGGTGCCCGCCGGGCATGCTCGGCATCGGCATCGGCGGTACCGCCGAGAAGGCCGCCCTGCTCGCCAAGGAGTCGCTGATGGACGAGATCGACATCCATGAGCTGAAGGCCCGCGGCCCGCAGAACCGCATCGAGGAACTGCGCCTCGAGCTGTTCGAGAAGGTCAACCAGCTGGGTATCGGCGCCCAGGGCCTGGGCGGCCTGACCACCGTGCTCGACGTGAAGATCAAGGACTACCCGACCCACGCCGCCTCCCTGCCGGTGTGCATGATCCCCAACTGCGCCGCTACCCGTCATGCCCACTTCGTGCTCGACGGCTCCGGCCCGGCCAGCCTGGAAGCCCCGAGCCTGGACGCCTACCCGGAAATCGTCTGGGAAGCCGGTCCGAGCGCTCGCCGTGTGAACCTCGACACCGTCACCCCGGAAGAAGTGCAGAGCTGGAAGCCGGGCGAGACCCTGCTGCTCAACGGCAAGATGCTGACCGGCCGCGATGCCGCCCACAAGCGCATGGTCGACATGCTGAACGCCGGTGAACAGCTGCCGGTGGACCTGAAAGGCCGCTTCATCTACTACGTCGGCCCGGTCGATCCGGTCCGTGACGAAGTGGTTGGCCCGGCCGGCCCGACCACCGCGACCCGCATGGACAAGTTCACCCGTCAGATCCTGGAAAGCACCGGCCTGCTGGGCATGATCGGCAAGTCCGAGCGCGGCCCGATCGCCATCGAGGCGATCAAGGACAACAAGGCCGTGTACCTGATGGCCGTCGGCGGCGCCGCCTACCTGGTCGCCCAGGCGATCAAGGCGTCCAAGACCATCGCCTTCCCGGAACTGGGCATGGAAGCGATCTACGAGTTCGAGGTCAAGGACATGCCGGTCACCGTGGCCGTCGACGCCAAGGGCGAGTCGGTGCACATCACCGGCCCGCAGATCTGGAAGCAGAAGATCGCCGAAAGCCTGGTGCAACTGAAGTAA
- a CDS encoding tRNA-uridine aminocarboxypropyltransferase, with protein MSHAVSRLREERLTRSLKPFQARGSRTPRCPACRVPVSHCLCAWRPRIATESGVCLLMHDIEPLKPSNTGWLIADVVANTTAFGWSRTAVDARLPALLDDPQWQPYVVFPGEYAAPQRVVGEVCREEGRRPLFILLDATWTEARKMFRKSPYLDDLPVLGLQPEQLSRYRLRRSKRDDHLCTAEVAALCLELAGDERAGEALAAYLDVFTDHYLAAKRNRPLDFNDELHRRLRTFL; from the coding sequence GTGAGCCATGCCGTGTCCCGCCTGCGCGAGGAGCGTCTGACACGCAGCCTGAAGCCCTTCCAGGCGCGCGGTTCGCGAACGCCACGCTGTCCGGCCTGCCGGGTACCCGTCAGCCATTGCCTGTGTGCCTGGCGTCCGCGGATCGCAACCGAGTCCGGCGTCTGCCTGCTGATGCACGACATCGAGCCGCTCAAGCCGAGCAACACCGGATGGCTGATCGCCGACGTGGTGGCCAATACCACCGCCTTCGGCTGGTCGCGTACCGCGGTGGATGCGCGTCTGCCGGCGCTGCTCGACGATCCGCAGTGGCAGCCCTATGTGGTGTTTCCCGGCGAGTATGCGGCGCCGCAGCGGGTGGTGGGCGAGGTGTGCCGGGAGGAGGGTCGGCGGCCGCTGTTCATTCTCCTCGATGCCACCTGGACCGAGGCGCGCAAGATGTTCCGCAAGAGCCCCTATCTCGATGATCTGCCGGTGCTCGGCCTGCAGCCGGAGCAGCTGTCGCGCTACCGTCTGCGCCGCTCGAAGCGCGACGACCACCTGTGCACCGCGGAGGTTGCCGCACTCTGCCTTGAGTTGGCTGGCGACGAGCGGGCTGGCGAGGCGTTGGCCGCCTACCTGGATGTGTTCACCGATCATTACCTGGCGGCCAAGCGGAATCGCCCCCTGGATTTCAACGACGAGCTTCATCGGCGCCTGCGTACCTTTCTCTGA
- the fpr gene encoding ferredoxin-NADP reductase, whose protein sequence is MSNLNVERVLSVHHWNDTLFSFKTTRNPGLRFENGQFVMIGLEVEGRPLMRAYSIASPNYEEHLEFFSIKVQNGPLTSRLQHLKEGDELMVSRKPTGTLVTGDLLPGKHLYMLSTGTGLAPFMSLIQDPEVYERFEKVVLIHGVRQVSELAYQQFITEHLPQNEYFGDAVREKLIYYPTVTREPYRNQGRLTDLMRNGKLFEDIGLPPLNPQDDRAMICGSPSMLDETCEVLDSFGLKISPRMGEPGDYLIERAFVEK, encoded by the coding sequence ATGAGCAATCTGAACGTAGAGCGTGTCCTCAGTGTTCATCACTGGAACGATACCCTGTTCAGTTTCAAGACCACCCGCAACCCCGGCCTGCGTTTCGAGAACGGTCAGTTCGTGATGATCGGCCTCGAGGTCGAGGGGCGCCCCCTGATGCGGGCCTACAGCATTGCCAGCCCGAACTACGAGGAGCATCTCGAGTTCTTTAGCATCAAGGTGCAGAACGGTCCGCTCACTTCGCGCCTGCAGCACCTGAAGGAGGGCGACGAGCTGATGGTCAGCCGCAAGCCCACCGGTACCCTGGTGACCGGCGACCTGCTGCCCGGCAAGCACCTCTACATGCTCAGCACCGGCACTGGCCTTGCGCCCTTCATGAGCCTGATCCAGGATCCGGAGGTCTACGAGCGTTTCGAGAAGGTGGTGCTGATCCACGGCGTGCGTCAGGTCAGCGAGCTGGCCTATCAGCAGTTCATCACCGAGCACCTGCCGCAGAACGAGTACTTCGGCGATGCGGTGAGGGAAAAGCTGATCTACTACCCGACCGTCACCCGCGAGCCCTATCGCAATCAGGGGCGCCTCACCGATCTGATGCGCAACGGCAAGCTGTTCGAGGATATCGGCCTGCCGCCGCTCAACCCGCAGGACGACCGCGCGATGATCTGTGGCAGCCCGAGCATGCTCGACGAGACCTGCGAGGTGCTGGACAGCTTCGGCCTGAAGATCTCTCCGCGCATGGGCGAGCCGGGCGACTACCTGATCGAGCGCGCCTTCGTCGAGAAGTAG